A genomic segment from Neobacillus sp. YX16 encodes:
- a CDS encoding DnaD domain protein yields the protein MGQQWIWCFKRECKTATLSLLDDSSFLQPKEMILKDMNIACANIKRKLNYVVGILKNWENESLLTVEEIDTLHDNQKSNQKHKSTQSFPVGRVIPVGFELT from the coding sequence TTGGGACAACAATGGATTTGGTGTTTCAAACGTGAATGCAAAACAGCAACTTTATCTTTGTTAGATGATTCTAGCTTCTTACAGCCTAAAGAGATGATTTTAAAAGATATGAATATTGCATGTGCCAATATCAAACGAAAGCTTAACTATGTGGTGGGAATTCTGAAAAACTGGGAAAATGAATCTCTACTGACCGTAGAAGAAATAGATACCCTTCATGACAACCAAAAGTCCAACCAAAAGCATAAATCAACACAATCATTTCCTGTCGGAAGAGTGATTCCAGTTGGATTTGAACTTACTTAA
- a CDS encoding thermonuclease family protein produces the protein MRKRTGSIAMIAAATGIAFFSMPSQKEETAQENTVQVTENQVSNVPPITLIDIIDGDTIKVYVNGKMETVRYLLIVTPESRNPKTCVQLYAKEAFLRNSELVKSGKVTLEFEQGNTRDSYGRLLAYVYVDGESIQGTLLKEGFARVAYIMNPPYKFLELLRKEENLAKRKKINIWSRLNYVTNWGFNGCLH, from the coding sequence ATGAGAAAACGAACAGGATCTATCGCCATGATCGCGGCAGCTACTGGTATAGCATTCTTTTCAATGCCATCACAGAAAGAAGAAACGGCACAAGAGAACACCGTTCAGGTGACTGAAAATCAAGTAAGTAACGTACCACCTATTACTTTAATCGATATCATTGATGGAGATACCATTAAAGTGTATGTTAACGGAAAAATGGAAACGGTGCGCTATTTATTGATTGTTACACCGGAGTCAAGAAATCCAAAAACGTGTGTCCAGCTCTATGCAAAGGAAGCGTTCTTACGGAATAGCGAGCTGGTGAAAAGCGGAAAGGTAACATTGGAGTTTGAACAGGGAAACACAAGAGATTCCTACGGACGACTGTTAGCCTATGTTTATGTCGATGGTGAATCCATTCAAGGAACGCTGCTAAAAGAGGGGTTTGCACGAGTGGCTTATATCATGAATCCACCATATAAATTCCTTGAACTGCTTAGGAAGGAAGAAAATTTAGCAAAAAGAAAAAAGATCAATATCTGGAGCAGATTGAACTATGTGACGAACTGGGGATTTAATGGATGTTTGCATTAA
- a CDS encoding GNAT family N-acetyltransferase, whose translation MQIREMEERDNQTMEQIIKRSLESFDLDIPGTAYFDPQLSSLAQFYKEQSNAKYWVAVNEHDEVVGGVGIAPFGQKTGICELQKLYITPKAQGMGLSKELMKVALDFAKEHYTHCYLETVKKLQTANLLYIKLGFQQLDKPLDCSEHNSMDAWYIKELR comes from the coding sequence ATGCAGATTCGTGAAATGGAAGAAAGAGACAATCAAACAATGGAGCAAATTATTAAACGTTCATTGGAATCTTTTGACTTAGACATTCCAGGAACAGCTTATTTTGACCCTCAGTTAAGCAGTCTAGCACAATTTTACAAGGAACAATCAAATGCAAAATATTGGGTTGCGGTGAATGAACATGATGAAGTGGTAGGTGGTGTTGGGATTGCACCATTTGGACAAAAGACAGGGATATGCGAGTTGCAAAAGCTATATATTACGCCCAAAGCTCAAGGTATGGGTTTGTCGAAGGAACTGATGAAAGTAGCACTCGACTTCGCCAAGGAACATTACACACACTGTTACTTAGAAACAGTGAAGAAACTCCAAACGGCTAATCTCCTTTACATCAAATTAGGCTTCCAACAACTTGATAAACCACTAGATTGTTCAGAACATAATTCAATGGACGCTTGGTATATAAAAGAATTAAGGTAA
- a CDS encoding haloacid dehalogenase-like hydrolase: protein MKRILDCRGSDFRQMGREELKQAIRAAEGRTIMAETVVTSQPLLPEVSNPEVMKAFGADMILLNMFDCFKPVVNGVESYSIFQSNAAGSVDEKIIQKIKELTGLPVGINLEPVDPHANSLEKLYSLPEGRTATENSLAMAKQLGCDFICLTGNPKSGVTNEKIEQAITLANKHFGGLIIAGKMHNAGTAGSVFDLDAFSRFADAGADVILFPAPGTVPGVREETLANAIENVKNKGALTLAAIGTSQEGADEETIRAIALSSKRAGVDIFHIGDAGYSGMALPENIQTLSITVRGKRHTYIRMAASALR from the coding sequence ATGAAAAGGATATTAGATTGTAGAGGTTCTGATTTTCGGCAAATGGGTAGAGAAGAATTAAAGCAGGCAATACGTGCAGCAGAAGGAAGAACGATCATGGCGGAAACGGTAGTAACATCACAACCCTTACTTCCAGAGGTATCCAACCCGGAAGTAATGAAGGCGTTCGGAGCGGATATGATTCTACTGAACATGTTCGATTGTTTCAAACCTGTAGTAAATGGGGTTGAGTCATACAGCATATTTCAATCCAATGCTGCAGGCAGTGTAGATGAAAAAATTATCCAAAAAATAAAAGAACTAACGGGTCTGCCAGTCGGCATTAATCTTGAACCTGTTGATCCGCATGCTAATTCCTTAGAAAAATTGTATTCATTGCCGGAAGGACGTACGGCTACTGAAAATTCACTAGCGATGGCAAAGCAATTGGGATGTGATTTTATTTGTTTAACTGGTAACCCCAAATCAGGGGTAACCAATGAGAAAATTGAACAGGCGATTACATTGGCGAATAAACATTTTGGAGGGCTGATCATCGCAGGCAAAATGCATAATGCTGGAACGGCAGGGAGTGTGTTTGATTTAGATGCATTTTCTCGTTTTGCAGATGCAGGGGCAGATGTCATTCTTTTCCCCGCTCCAGGAACAGTCCCTGGTGTTCGTGAGGAAACACTTGCTAATGCAATAGAAAACGTTAAAAATAAAGGGGCATTAACCCTTGCGGCAATTGGCACCAGCCAAGAAGGAGCAGATGAAGAAACAATCCGCGCAATCGCTTTGAGCTCTAAAAGAGCTGGAGTAGATATTTTTCATATCGGGGATGCTGGGTATTCTGGTATGGCACTACCTGAAAATATTCAAACCCTTTCGATTACGGTAAGAGGTAAAAGACATACCTATATAAGAATGGCAGCCTCTGCCTTAAGATAA
- a CDS encoding dipeptidase, with translation MSQLSDFVSKQHHQNVEELKELLRIPSISSLSEHKEDIQKAASWIAKKLESIGMEHVEIVQTKGHPIIYADWLHQENAPTVLVYGHYDVQPVDPIHLWETPPFEPNIRDEKIYARGATDDKGQTFLHIKAVEALLKVENKLPVNLKFCIEGEEEIGSPNLPQFLSQNKEKLACDVVVISDSDMWDRGVPAITYSLRGLCALEVSLKTANTDLHSGMFGGGVQNANHLLVQLLSTLHDANGKVNVDQFYDDVLDLTEFEKEQIKALGFDEEKLKKQLGLTELTGGESNYPYPEKISSRPTLELNGIWGGFQGEGTKTVIPNEAHAKITCRLVNNQNPEKIQGLIKKHLEEKAPKGCTVKVTLQDTGNPFLTPIDDPMIQKAAEAYEQVYGVSPVYKREGGSIPIVSDFNHTLNSPVVLMGFGLPDENLHAPNEHFNIENFDKGILTICSFLELI, from the coding sequence ATGAGTCAATTATCCGATTTTGTATCCAAGCAACATCATCAAAATGTTGAAGAATTAAAAGAACTACTCCGCATTCCAAGCATAAGCTCCTTATCTGAGCATAAAGAGGACATTCAAAAAGCAGCTTCCTGGATCGCCAAAAAGTTAGAAAGCATTGGAATGGAACACGTTGAAATCGTACAAACAAAAGGTCATCCAATTATTTATGCTGACTGGCTCCATCAGGAAAATGCACCGACTGTATTAGTATACGGTCATTATGACGTACAGCCTGTTGACCCGATTCACTTATGGGAAACTCCTCCGTTTGAACCAAACATCCGAGATGAAAAAATCTATGCCAGAGGGGCAACAGATGATAAAGGGCAGACATTCTTACATATCAAAGCAGTCGAAGCACTGCTGAAAGTAGAAAATAAGTTACCGGTTAATCTTAAATTTTGCATCGAAGGAGAAGAAGAAATCGGAAGCCCTAATCTTCCTCAGTTTTTATCACAAAATAAAGAAAAATTAGCCTGTGATGTCGTGGTCATTTCCGATTCTGATATGTGGGATCGAGGAGTTCCTGCGATTACGTATTCTTTAAGAGGGCTATGTGCTCTCGAGGTTTCTCTTAAAACAGCGAATACGGATTTGCATTCCGGCATGTTCGGCGGGGGAGTTCAGAACGCAAATCATTTGTTAGTGCAGCTGCTTTCTACTCTTCATGATGCAAACGGAAAGGTAAATGTTGATCAATTCTATGATGATGTTCTAGACTTGACAGAATTTGAGAAGGAACAAATTAAAGCACTGGGCTTTGATGAAGAAAAGCTAAAAAAACAGTTAGGTTTAACGGAATTAACGGGAGGGGAATCAAATTATCCTTATCCTGAGAAAATCAGTTCTCGGCCAACATTAGAGTTAAACGGCATATGGGGCGGATTTCAGGGAGAAGGGACGAAAACCGTTATTCCGAACGAGGCACATGCTAAAATCACCTGCCGCCTAGTCAATAATCAAAACCCAGAAAAAATCCAGGGTTTAATCAAAAAGCATTTAGAAGAAAAAGCACCAAAAGGATGCACGGTAAAAGTGACACTTCAAGATACTGGTAATCCATTCTTGACCCCAATCGACGATCCGATGATTCAAAAAGCGGCTGAAGCGTATGAACAGGTTTATGGTGTATCACCTGTATATAAAAGAGAAGGGGGCTCGATTCCGATTGTATCGGATTTCAACCATACCTTAAATTCTCCTGTTGTCTTAATGGGATTCGGGCTGCCAGATGAAAATCTCCATGCACCGAATGAACATTTTAACATAGAAAACTTTGATAAAGGGATCTTAACGATCTGTTCGTTTTTAGAATTAATCTGA
- a CDS encoding LacI family DNA-binding transcriptional regulator, with protein sequence MKRATLKEVATLAGVSTATVSNVLNETKNVSDEVKNKVFSAIQELNYQPNIVAKSLRVQESRIIGLLISDIANPFFSIVVRGIEEELAKSDYSILLCNTDSSVEKEDKYLKVLIGKRVDGLIVSSTGNTGDYFRSMEKTGVPMVFLNRCPDFMVSDVIMTNNIKGAYSGTEHLIRHGYEKIAIITGPISISTGKDRLTGYKRALEDYGITESDELVKEGNFDIESGYMKMKELMEQDNKPDAVFISNNSMTLGAYKYLKESGISIPDQLAVVGYDDSDWADIVDPPITTIKQPAYELGVHAARLILARIINKHVKREITYMDTELIIRHSCGCNKENPHSTESNKLETTSGCI encoded by the coding sequence ATGAAGAGAGCAACCCTCAAAGAGGTAGCAACATTAGCTGGTGTTTCTACGGCTACTGTTTCTAATGTATTGAACGAAACAAAAAATGTAAGTGATGAAGTAAAAAACAAAGTTTTCTCGGCAATTCAGGAACTGAACTATCAACCTAATATTGTAGCAAAAAGTCTTCGAGTGCAGGAATCACGCATCATTGGGCTTCTAATCTCCGATATTGCAAACCCTTTCTTTTCGATTGTGGTTCGTGGGATTGAAGAAGAACTAGCTAAGAGCGATTATAGCATACTGCTTTGCAACACCGATTCTTCCGTGGAGAAAGAGGATAAATACCTCAAAGTATTGATAGGCAAAAGAGTAGACGGACTTATCGTCTCATCCACAGGGAACACAGGTGATTATTTCCGCTCAATGGAGAAAACGGGAGTGCCAATGGTATTCCTGAACCGTTGTCCTGATTTCATGGTATCCGATGTGATCATGACGAACAATATTAAGGGTGCTTATTCTGGCACTGAGCATCTGATTCGGCATGGTTATGAAAAAATAGCGATCATTACTGGGCCTATTTCAATAAGTACTGGCAAAGATCGTTTGACTGGTTACAAGAGAGCTCTTGAGGATTATGGCATTACCGAATCGGATGAGCTTGTGAAGGAAGGTAATTTTGATATCGAAAGTGGTTACATGAAAATGAAAGAGCTAATGGAACAGGATAACAAGCCGGATGCGGTGTTTATTTCAAACAATTCAATGACATTGGGGGCTTATAAATATCTAAAGGAATCAGGTATTTCAATTCCTGATCAGCTTGCAGTCGTTGGATATGATGATTCCGATTGGGCAGATATTGTCGATCCGCCAATTACTACGATAAAGCAACCAGCTTACGAACTAGGTGTACATGCTGCAAGATTAATCCTAGCTAGAATTATAAATAAGCATGTGAAGCGAGAAATCACTTATATGGATACTGAGTTAATTATCCGGCATTCCTGCGGGTGCAATAAGGAAAATCCGCACAGTACCGAATCCAACAAACTAGAGACAACAAGTGGTTGTATATAA
- a CDS encoding RpiB/LacA/LacB family sugar-phosphate isomerase, with the protein MMRIGVGGDHAGFPLKDTVVNALKSMGHEVIDYGSYDPEPVDFPDITRSVCAGVLSGEVERAVMVCGTGVGACIAANKIPGIRASVCHDIYSAHQCVEHDDVNVMCVGAQIIGPVLLVELLEGFLKAEFSTDEEFRRRVRKLHEMELNHYSFKPTASE; encoded by the coding sequence ATGATGAGAATCGGAGTAGGAGGAGACCATGCAGGTTTTCCATTAAAGGACACAGTTGTAAACGCTTTAAAAAGTATGGGGCATGAGGTGATCGATTATGGATCCTATGACCCTGAACCCGTCGATTTCCCGGACATTACTAGATCAGTGTGTGCAGGAGTCTTATCGGGCGAAGTAGAACGGGCAGTTATGGTTTGTGGTACTGGAGTAGGGGCGTGTATCGCAGCCAATAAAATTCCTGGAATTCGTGCATCCGTCTGTCATGACATTTATTCTGCGCATCAGTGTGTGGAACACGATGATGTTAATGTTATGTGCGTCGGTGCACAAATTATAGGACCTGTTTTATTGGTCGAACTGCTAGAGGGTTTCTTGAAAGCAGAATTCAGCACTGATGAAGAATTCAGGCGTCGAGTAAGAAAACTGCACGAGATGGAGTTAAATCATTACTCTTTTAAGCCCACAGCGTCCGAGTGA
- the rbsK gene encoding ribokinase, with amino-acid sequence MAKQARIVVIGSLNMDLVICTPRIALEGETIIGSNFATMPGGKGANQAVAASRLGAKVEMVGCIGDDGFGKELIAKLKGECIGTDYVTTVSGVSSGVAMITVNESGENSIVVSPGANNRMTPAHVRQAEEIIRSADLVLLQLEIPMNVVEEAVRIANNHHVSIILNPAPAAYLSDFLLQQIDILTPNETEARYIATGQAAGVERYEEIIPKLKKKGVKQVVMTLGGDGAAYSVEDGVIHIGANKVVAVDTTGAGDAFNAGLAVFLGEGGKLEDAIRFAQKVAALSVTSFGAQSSMPSRSTLEKSIN; translated from the coding sequence ATGGCAAAACAAGCTCGAATTGTGGTGATCGGAAGTTTAAATATGGATTTGGTCATCTGTACACCTAGGATTGCACTTGAAGGAGAGACAATAATAGGAAGTAATTTTGCAACAATGCCAGGTGGAAAAGGTGCTAATCAGGCTGTAGCTGCTAGTAGGCTTGGTGCTAAGGTAGAAATGGTTGGCTGTATAGGGGACGATGGTTTTGGTAAGGAATTGATCGCAAAATTAAAAGGTGAATGTATAGGTACAGATTATGTAACGACGGTATCCGGTGTTTCAAGCGGGGTGGCTATGATTACTGTAAATGAATCCGGTGAAAATAGTATCGTTGTTTCTCCGGGCGCAAACAATCGAATGACCCCCGCTCATGTTCGGCAGGCAGAAGAAATCATCCGTTCTGCAGACCTTGTATTATTACAGTTAGAAATCCCAATGAATGTGGTGGAAGAAGCCGTTCGGATTGCAAATAACCATCATGTCTCAATTATTTTAAACCCTGCACCTGCGGCCTATCTGTCAGATTTTCTTTTACAGCAAATCGATATACTTACCCCAAACGAAACGGAAGCAAGATACATAGCAACAGGACAAGCGGCTGGGGTCGAAAGGTATGAAGAAATTATTCCTAAGCTAAAGAAAAAGGGTGTTAAGCAAGTGGTTATGACACTTGGTGGTGACGGAGCTGCCTACTCAGTTGAGGATGGTGTCATTCATATAGGAGCAAATAAAGTAGTGGCCGTGGACACTACTGGTGCGGGCGATGCGTTCAATGCTGGGTTAGCGGTCTTTCTTGGAGAAGGTGGTAAGTTAGAAGATGCTATTCGTTTTGCTCAAAAAGTAGCAGCATTATCGGTCACAAGCTTCGGAGCTCAATCATCTATGCCTAGTAGATCAACACTTGAAAAATCAATTAATTAA